ataatgatgacTAGTTCACTGGtagagtatattttattttaaaacatgaatataTGTGTCAAAACTAAGGGAAAATCAGAATCTTAATTTTTTAtgaaagaaattaacaaaaataatcaaactggTTCATCTGATTCAGCATTGTATAAAATGTTAGtttgattttattctttataaataATACATGTTTTGTTATACTTTGTTTGCATAGCACTTTTCAAACACTTGTTTGGTCATTTCTTATATCTGAATGCTACTTTGGGTTTTTAATGTCCGAGGCCCATTTAAGTATATACTTACAAGTTGTTGATCAACTTCACATAACAGAAATAGAGAATTCTACCCAAGTCATCATAGTAATCCTAGACCATATaactgttttgtgtttttgtttgctcAGATACATAATTTTTTAAGGCTTATTGTCTTAGAAGAAATACTTCATTGTTTGTTTGCAGTGCTGGGGTTGGAACCCAGAGCATTGCCAGTGCTATGCAAGTGCTAGTACCCTGAGCTACCAGCCCAACATTTAGAATTCTTAATTGACTTCTCAATTAGGCTGTACTTTAGTAAAAGACAACCTAATCAAAGAAATTGTTATCATTAAGGATAGAGTTACCTTATAATTACTATTGCTGCTACAACTCATGCTTATTCAAATTCTTATCTTGTAAGTATTCCAACTCAAAGGCTGATAGTATAACCAATTATAGTAAAATGTTggtcatttaaattttatatcctattttaaaaagtgaatccAAACCTCTGAGGTCCTTTCTCTTAACCATTTGGCTTTTACATTGTCTTAATATTTGGTTTGTAGAGGCCTGGGTGGTTTAAAAAGCTTCCAACAGTTAATCAAgtttctgtttcctcctcctcctcctcctcctcctcctcctcctcctcctcctcctcctcctcctcctcctcctcctcctcctccttcctcttcctcctcctcctcctcctccttcctcttcctcctcctcctcctccttcctcttccttcttctgttctaagtttttaaaatgtatactgAGTAACAGTGTTTAGCCAACTTCCATTCAGTAATTTAGCATTAATTGACATATTTTGGGACAACTGCTAGGAAAATAGGTTATAATATAAGTTAGCTGGTTTTGACATAATTGTCAGTACCAGTAGGTCTTCATGTATATTCTAATAATCGCTTGATTCCTGATATAATGACTGCTTTTAAATGGTTACAgttatttgtaatttaaaaaagtaagttCTGGAGAAATTAATGACCAGAGATGATTGTTACAGAGCAAAAAgtagagttttatttttaaatttaaaagatccCAGGAAGTTTATgtaatttacttgtttattttagaAGTAGGATTAACAGAGTCTTTAAAACTCAAGAAGTGAAATACACAGTTTGAACCTCAGCACTATAAAATTTATGCCCAATTAGTTTACAGTAGTTTGGGTAGTAATTTGAGCCAGTGAAAGTACTCACTCATTTCTACCTGACTGtcagattttcttttcaaaacattaaTGGAGAGAGTAACAAACAGTATAATCTACGctggaaagaaatggagaaaccTGGGATTTGTTTTACAGTGTGCTATATTTCACTTAGGTAACATTTATTTCATAGTCATTTTTGTGACATTTTGGGCTGGTGTCTTACTGACATTAATGGAGTATATTCTTCTAATTAAGTGTAATGGTATAAATGTCTGTAAGCCATCAGCAAGTTCAGGTTCACATCTCATTTCACACGATCATGGGCCGCTGTTGTTCATGTATCAGTGTAGTTTTTACTGTGtgctttttagttttaatttgtaaattgttatatttatttgtatttccctcttaatttcttcatcttctatttctttggttACTTTCAATATAATTAAAAGTCATCATTAGtttccatttgtttcttttgagttGTTATTAATAAGAAGGTCTGTTTTGTTCATGAAGTTTGTGTTGTAAATTTCTTCTTATCATGTACTTTGAGTTCAGGGAATTGCCTTTCATAGTGATGGCAATGGCATAGACTTACTAATTGTGCTGAAATATCTTTGTCGATGTTGTTCCCATTAGACAACTGAGGAGGACACTTCCCGTTCCCTGGTGAAAGATCACTTTTTTCAGCAAGAGACAGTTGTTACCTGTGATCCTTACAGAAGCTCAGACATAAGACCATTACCCTTTGAAGATCTGAATGCCAGAAGAGTCTACTTGCAAAGCCAAGTGAGCCAGGTGagaaaatgttaacatggatAGCCTATGTAGAGAGGCTGGTGTGCCTGCAGAACACCCAGGCCCCCACTCTTCCATGTCATAAAACTATGTGATGGTTGCTTAGAGGAGCCTAGAAAGAACTTCCACAGTTGACTTCCAGAGGAGACATGCAGTCTCCATTGCAGAGAGCACCATGAGCCATGGTGTTTGTAATCTGGTGGCAAATCTCACATATTGAAAACAATGGTGTGTTTCTCATAAATATGAGTACATAGTTGTGTACTGGGCTGTACGAAAAACCAGAGACAGCACAGAAAATTTTTATGCATTAccaattttaataaaaaacaacGAAATAATCTTCCCATTTGCATTCCCCACAGGCAGTTGACATTTCCTAGGGCTCTTCTATtactcctcctcttttcttttatccTGAAGTAATCAGTAGGtggaaataaataatattttattgcgattttaagttttacttttcTAATTGTTAATGTGTTGAGCAAACCATTTTCCTATGTTTATTGACCACTTAGGAATTCTTTTATAAAGAACCTAGAAATTCTTATATTGAATTGTCTTATCTTTTCTTACTGATTTGCAAGGATATTCTGCATTAGTTTAGAACCAAGTCCTTTGTTAGGTAAATGCCTTACAACCTCTTCATTTTTTAGTGTTCCAGTCTGTAAGTTAGGGAATACCAGAATTTACCCCGAAAAGTTATGAAATTATGGAGATAAAATGTGACATATGCAGCACttaggaaaatgttttattaaataaggaaaaaaagtaTTATTCCTAGTCTCTTACAATTGAAATGTTTCCTGATCTCCGAAGATTGTAGACAGAATGAGACAGGTAATGGCCTCAATAGGAGTTAAATTTGATGGGTTAAAGCTATATACATTTATTTGTCTAGAGTTAATATACAACATTATGGGTTTGATAATGATGTTTTCATATTTACCAAGAGTAAAACAGCGTCCACATTCTGTTGTGGAGCTCCATTGTCCTTATTCCCTTCATAGAACTGACTTGTTAGAACCTCTCCTATTGGTGCCTAGAGCCCTGTGTCACATCCCAAGTTTCCCTGTCTGCCTGGGTCTGCtactagtcagtcagtcagtctttctttctttctttctttctttctttctttctttctttctttctttctttctttcttttaaagatttatttattttatttatatgagtacattgtagctatcttcagacacaccagaagagggcatcagatctcattacagatggttgtgagccatcatgtggttgctgggatttgaactcagggcctccggaagagcagttagtgctcttaaccgctgagccatctgatGTGATGTGTTACCCCTTTGTCTCTGCACCTGACCATTCACATCTTTACTTTAGAGTCCCATCGCTGTAAGAGATGTTGATGTGCAGCAAATGTCGTAACTTAGCAGCTTGgtaacttttaaatttaattttaagatttttgtgttttatatttgaaTTGTTTGAATCTGTGCATTAGCTTAGGGAGACTGGTATCACTCAGGAAAGTAATATTTCCTTCTACGTAgtctttcctctgtttctcttaaCTACATTTTCAAGAAAACAGACTAGGTCAGATTTACTCCTTTGTGTTTTATTGCTATTATGAGTAAAATCCTTTTAAAAGCTCTCTTATCACTAACTTTGAAAAAGCATTTTCTCTGGTTTTTCAGCTGATAAATTTTCCTAAAGATTGTAGAAATAGTATGTAATTTCCAGTGTTTTCAAAAGCAGCACTTAATTGAGGTGTATCTTTTTTACATCGTTGTTAAGAGTATAAAAGCGACATGTACATTTGTCTTTTCACTTACACATGTCCTGTGAGAACAGTATCTGTTTAATCGATCCATTAGTCCATTAATCTGGATAGTTGGAAAGTACGTCTGTGTctatatgggtgtgtatgtgtgctttttgAGATAGTAAAATGGGGATAATAAgtgaaaatggacatttttacttttaaaagactATTCCTACAAAGAAACTTTACAGGAAATGTGGGGATTTTGTTTCCTTCTCGCACTGCGTATTACAGCCAGGGCTTTGTATGTGCAGGGAGAACGCTTTACCCAGAGCTGTGTCCCCGGCCAGTAAGAATGTGTACTTAATTTCACTTGAGGTTTTTGTACTAAGCCCAAAAAGTTTTTCTCTCAATTTCTTCTCTGTAATGCTGTTTGATTTACTGTTGTCGTAGTTTTAGTTTCGTTTTCAAATTACACTTTTATTAACTGTGGTAAGGTTTGGATCAGAATATTTCAGTgcaaacaataaaaggaaaacagaatgacTGAAACACCAATAATGGTGATTGGTATGGGAATTCTAAAAAGTAATTCTGATACAATTCTAATAAAATTTTAACCATAATCTGTTTCCAttattaaatgttctttataaccCAAGCTATAAGTCTATCAGGACATTGACTGCTCTCCTGATTTTCCTAAAAACATAATTCATATACCAGAAAATTACACTTTTAAGGTAGTTAACATTTGGTGTGTTAATATAGTTACAAGATTATGCATCACCACTACTCAATTTCAGAGCACTTTCATCACTCTGGATAACCTATAGGGTTAGTGTCCCACTCCCCACTCTTTGCCCCTAGTAGCCACTGTTGTGGCACGTGCTGATGTGATTCTTGTTCCTGAAGGACACTCCCCACACAGATGCCCTTCTCCTGGTGTGCTGTGTCATTTAGACAGTCAGCAGTTGACAGATAATTGTTACTTTGGAGGGATTTTACTTTGTAATCCAGACTTGACTAGTACTCCCATTTTGTAGGCCAGGTTGTCTGCCCTTAGGTTCCAGTGATCCTCCTCCAgaagcctccagagtgctagggtACTACAGTTCTGGCTACCTTGTTTGTTGCAAGATGTTACTTGCTAAATTGAGGTTTTAAATGCCTTTTTTTCTTAAACAGTAATAGCAACATAGCTCTTCTGTACAAAAGTAAGATGGGGAGGAAGTgattctgcttttttatttttttttttaagatttctttgtgtggatgaatattttgcctacatgtatgttatACATCACACGCATGTTTTGTGTCTGTGGAGGcttggatccctggaactcagtTATAAATGGCcatgagccatcatatggatgctgggaaccaaattcaggtcctccgCAAGAGTAGCaggtgctcttaagcactgatctgtctctccagccctttacctGTTCTGCTTTTTATTAAAAGGGCtttgtgggggggtggggtttTGGGCATGGGGGTTGGTTAGACATGACTTTATACCGGTATAAAGTTTTGAAATGTATATTGTACTTGGTTTTCTTGATAGCAGGAAATTTTACTGCTGTGACTTACTATAGAAATTATTGGAATTTTAGATACCATTTTGTCAGCAAGGCCTAGACATACAGAGCCGAAGTATGGAATATGTACAGCGGCAGATATCTAAGGAATGTGGGAGCCTCAAGTCCCAAGCTAGGGTAAGTAATGTTTTTATCTCCCGGCCTGAAATGCTGCAGTTTAGCACCCCAGAGTCATTTCTTCCCATTGGATGAGATGTTCATGAGACTTACTCAGTGTGTAGCTGCCACATCTGTACGCCTAAACTCATTCAGTCTGAGTGGCTTGAATGCATCATCAGCTAGGACAAACAGGAACTGGAATGTTGTTCATTTAGTGCATGCATCCTTCCCCTACACAGAATAACATGCACCTGCATCTAAGAGTCCCGAAGGCTTGTTCCGCTCCAACATTTCTCTAAGTCCTAACTATAAGTCTTAAACTGTCATCCCACCAGAGTGTGGGTGACAACCCTTGGGAAATGATTCATCTTGACACAAAATTCCTCTCTAGCTGTGAACCTGTAGAACCAGGTAGAAGATAGCTTCTAGAATACAATGGGAGGAAAGCATAGGGTAGAAATAGTCCCATTACAGAAGTGAGAGGCTGAAGTGAAGATGTCACAGCTCATCCTCAGGAAGGCAAAACCATAATAAGCATTTCAATCTGTTTTAGGACTTGGAATTAATCatctttggttttgtgtttgtccTTTTTTGCTCTTGGTTTGGTAGTCAGTCCTCCATGCCTCTGCTTCACTCCGGTATCATTGCTGCCATCAAGGTCTTAGAATGAATACCAAAGCATGCGTGGGTTCTGAAATAGACTAGCCTAGCCTTCCCTCTGAAACTGCAGAGGCTATCTCAGCCCTACCTTCACAGtgagctcccccctcccccccccccccccacacacacacacacacacaccgccaagtcgaggactgagcccagggctttgcccttgctaggcaagccctttaccactaagctaaaCCCCAACCCACAGTCAGTCTCCTTTACTGGAGAGATGGAGCATGCCTGTAGCCACACAGTGAGTGCTCTTGGCATGTTTTGAAAAGATCCAGAGATCCAGCCTTCTGTCTTCATCCTGTCGTGGCTGCTTTCGTCTATGTTGGCAGCATCTTGCTTTATCCAGCTCTGCCTGGTAtcctctccacttccccagtgTTTGTAATAAAGTTTCACTGGAGATTGTCCAGTTGCTTAGCAAGTCCTTCAACTTGTTCTTGTATATGTGCACGTGCGattacgaacacacacacacacacacacacacacacacacacacacacacacacacacacacacactgatattaTATGCAACAAGAAGAAAACTGCCACAGCTTCAGCATTTCTGAATATCTTTACATCCGAGTTCTGTCTTCTAAGTGTTCAAACGTGATCGATTTTGTCACTTCCATTTTCTTCCAGTATCCAATAGTATATTCTTCTTTTAAGAGTCTTCACCAGGAGGACCTTTTAGGCCATATTCTACCTGTAGTTTCTCTGAGGTTCTGACATATATCATAAAACACTTTTAGTTAAAATCACTACCCTTTTCTACATATCTAAAGCTGGATTCCAGCGACACCTAGCTTCTTGTCACTAACTCTGTGAAAAAGAACCAGTGGAGTGAGTAGATGAAGCTTCCGGTTTTAGGAATTGGCTCATCCAGTAATAGGATACAAATCCAAAATGTAGTCCAGGTCTCATGGCACAGACCTTCAAGCCCAGCTACtcgaggctgaggcaagaggaatgAGAGCAAAGGGACATGCTTCGATAGCCTTGTgagagagaccttatctcaaaatacaaagtGCAAGGAGAGCTAGCTGATAGAGCTCAGTGTTGAGCAGGCATAAGGTTCTAGGCTTAATCTCCAGTACTGGagagaaataaaagtgaaatatgTAGGATAGGCCATTAGGATGGAGATGAGGGAAACTGGAGCCTGCGTCCAGAGCTACCCTGCTGGCAGAGCTTCATCTCGCTGTTCAGGGGGAGAGTCTTGTTTTAGGTGTCATCTGATTGCATATGGTCCTCTAGCTCAAGTGTTGATCTCATTTAAAACTTTGTCCCAGCTCCTTGAATGAATCCCTAGGTAGGGTCACTCTACCAAATTGACATGAATTAACCACCGTAGTCCTCACTGCagtttttatcttgtctaggtccCCTTGAAGTCTATCAGACATGTCAGCTTTCAAGATGAGGATGAGATTGTTAGAATAAATCCTCGAGATATCTTAATACGTCGGTATGCAGACTACAGACATCCGGACATGTGGAAAAATGACTTGGAGAGAGATGATACTGACTCCAGTGTTCCATTTTCTAAACAAGACAGTAAAAAGTCAGACTATTTCTACCACTGTGGGGATGAGACTAAGTTAAGTTCTCTGAAAGACTCTGTGGTATTTAAGACACAGCCTCCCTCATTAAAATTTAAGTCAAAACGAAGAAAAGAGGATGGGGAACGTTCTCGCTGCGTGTACTGCCAGGAAAGGTTTAATCATGAAGAAAATGGCAGGGGGAAATGCCAGGATGCTCCAGATCCTGTTAAAAGATGCATATATCAAGTTAGTTGCATGCTCTGTGCCGAGAGCATGCTGTATCATTGTATGTCAGACTCAGAGGGAGACTTTTCTGACCCTTGTTCGTGTGACACTAGCGATGACAAGTTCTGCCTAAGGTGGTTAGCCCTGGTAGCTCTGTCTTTCATTGTACCGTGTATGTGCTGCTACGTCCCTTTGAGAATGTGCCATCGCTGTGGTGAGGCATGTGGGTGCTGTGGTGGGAAACACAAGGCTGCTGGGTGAAGCAGTCCAGGCCGGCATGAGCTTGAAACCTTCATCTCCAGGAATTAGCTAACTTGGATTTGTGGAAGCTGTTGGCAGGCAATATGGAATCTTGCCTGGTATCATTGGGGCCATGTGTGGAGGAAGCAGAACTCGTCAGTTCTTGTGATTTACAGATGCTAGCCATGCCTGATGTTTTCCCTGAGTGCATGGCATGTTCTGGGACAGATCATAGAGCATTTACAAAAAGAAGTCATTTCTGGTTATTGACTACAAAAGGTCAACATAGAATATGATCCAACTAAAAGGGATTAATTTtggcatttttatatttatgcacTAGGTGatgggacttttaaagatttgaatTCTTTAGGACATTAACTAAAAAGTGCACTAAGAGATGGTGATTTCAGTACAGAAAAGTTAGTACTTGGGAAATTGAGAAAACAAGTGCAACTAAATCATTAGTTGTTTTCTGAAAGCAGTTTTATGTATAAATAACAAATGTTTATATTTAACTAAATGTAAGGTACGAACTATGACATATTAAACTTTTCTTGCCCTTCCTAGCTCTGAGGTAGATGTGCACACATCTGCCACCACATTCCATATGTGTTGAGTATTTAACTCATCTAGTTAATAACGTTTGTATCCATGTGAAGGATTTGGTAAGTTCATCCTCACTTCTCTTTGGCTGCGGTTTATACTGAGTTATGTCTGTACATTCTGGAAgtctaaaatctttaaaatactctAATAGCCTTGAGTgaccaacttttttttaaagcacagatGTAATTGTCTAATGTTCTGATGGAAATGTAacacttatttttatataaagaaactgagtAAACATAGAAGAAAGCGAGGGTTCTTTTAGTTGCTGTTTCTGTGGTATTCAACCAGCAAGTTGTTTCCTTTCAGAGTTTCCTCCTTCAGAGAACTGCATTTATAGCCGTTTTACAAGGCAGAAGCATTAACTGGATAGTTAGTGTGAAACAGTTTCCACTTGAGATCTCCGTTTATCATTCTGCTAAGCCAGAATGTGCACAGCTGTTTCACTGATGTTCTGAGCTTAACCCTCTGTGCTTATTACTCACATAACAATGGATTACCTTTCAGTTGCATTTTATTATATTCCAGGAGCAAACTCACTTTGCATTAACACGTACACAGAACTCTCCCAGGAAGAAAGTATTCAATCCACCATTGTGAATGGAAATCTCGTATATCACATTCCTGTCGCAGAGCATTTGTATTATAGGATATTTGAGTTACAGAGTGGTGTGATATGTTCCAACAAACAAGTTAAAAGTATTTTGAGGTCAAATTGTCTTTAAGTGTTACATTAAAACTCTAACCTGTGAGGGATTCTTTCAAAATACTCCCTTAGGAAAGAAAGTTAAGCAGTGtgccttttttgcttttttttttttttttttttaatggcttacAGTTTCTGGAGTGATAGAAATGAAAATCACACTACCATTTGAAGTTCATTCTACAGGTTTTCAGTGTCATTTCTGTACAGTGCATTTAATGTGTCACACTTAGGCTTGtgttggctttcttcttttgccCCAGATCAAACTGAACGATGTATATATAACACTATCTGTCtgtaaaatactttttttaagaaagcatttatatttatatgacaGCTTGAACTGACAACATTATGTATATAGATCATCTTGAAGTATTATTTCacattgaaaagaagaaaaatatattgaTAACTATAGATGTTATGAAGAAGAGGCTATTTCTAGTTTTGTACTAAAAATCAATTGGATGAACTAAATCCAAAACCGGACACTGTAGCAGCAACTTTCAGTCTTATTTTTACTGTTTCTATATTGGAGGCTGCTACACAGATAGATGATCTTCATCCTTGGCGTTTTCAGATAAACTTGGTTTCCTAGAGCAGACTGTTAACTTTCAAAATTCCTTTTTATTGCTGAAATAGAATACTGGTTTTCCTTATGAGTGGTTATTCATATTTGTAAGTTCTGGGTTTATAATTCAGGTTGGAGCAAGGTATGAATAACTAAAGAAAATAACTTGCTGGCAATATAGGAAATGCCATGGAGATGAACTGTGTATATACTTCTGAGAAGAgtaaaattaatcatttttttttctgttaagcaCTAGTCACTATAGTGCATCTCCTGGTTCTGTACTGTATTTTATACGCAACGTACatgctttaatattttaatgtttgtgcattaatattttcagtttgtttaacCACTTTGCTGCTAAGATTTTGCCATCCCgttcccattttttttcctttacaattttaaacatttcttttcattaaaaactaTGATAATgaaattgggtttttttttttttactttgatttttgtaATTAGCACACATGAATTCAAGCagtccagaaaagaaactgatGATGTAATGTTATTGAGTCCCTTTGTGAATTAGATGGACCGTTTAATCCAATTCCAAACATGTGCAGGTGGATTCAAGAATGATTTCTTTTTGCTGTACAGATTTGGCACTGCCATTGggcattttctttaaaacttctCTTTTTGTCTAAAGTTTCAGCAGATGGCTCAGAAAAACTGgtaaagtaaaagtaaatattGAAAATGAATCATCTGAATGGCATGACCAGAAAATTCTCCACCTGTCGTGCTTCTTTGCTCAGAATCAGGAGTTGTCAGAGGATGCTTGTGGCTTATGGGGAGCCTTTGATTTCTTGAGCAGGAATGCTGTGGAGCTCCATCGCCACCTGCTGGATGATTTTAGACCGGCACTGAAAGATGGGGATGGTGTCGCCTAGTAAAGGGGGCTGTTCAGGGTAGCTTCTGCCCACCAGAGAAATCAGGGGTAGGAACAGCTCATAGGAATGTAAGTAAATCTTTCCCCAAATGCATATGGTTGCCGAAAGGTTTTAAGCACTTTTTTCTTACACAtcctgttttaaaatattcattgatACTTGGCACTGGCAGTCAAACATCCGTGTGTACTGAAGCATTGATACAGCCAGTTCCTTAACTCAGAAGCCATTACCAAAACGGTATTCTTGTTTCCTTCCCAGCAACAGTCAGGCAGAAATTTTTTAAACATAGTTACCTGTATTTTATCATGACAACTCCAGAGAGTATGTATGTTTCTGAGTAGATGTTGATGAGGCAGGACTTAAAATTTCAAGAGAAAAACTTGAAACTACCTATTTTCATTGGTTATTCAGCAGTGCCTAAATTGAGCTTCTG
This Rattus norvegicus strain BN/NHsdMcwi chromosome 3, GRCr8, whole genome shotgun sequence DNA region includes the following protein-coding sequences:
- the Spred1 gene encoding sprouty-related, EVH1 domain-containing protein 1, coding for MSEETATSDNDNSYARVRAVVMTRDDSSGGWLPLGGSGLSIVTVFRVPQQEENGCADFYIRGERLRDKMVVLECMLKKDLIYNKVTPTFHHWKIDDKKFGLTFQSPADARAFDRGIRRAIEDISQGCPASKTETEGGDDDLQTTEEDTSRSLVKDHFFQQETVVTCDPYRSSDIRPLPFEDLNARRVYLQSQVSQIPFCQQGLDIQSRSMEYVQRQISKECGSLKSQARVPLKSIRHVSFQDEDEIVRINPRDILIRRYADYRHPDMWKNDLERDDTDSSVPFSKQDSKKSDYFYHCGDETKLSSLKDSVVFKTQPPSLKFKSKRRKEDGERSRCVYCQERFNHEENGRGKCQDAPDPVKRCIYQVSCMLCAESMLYHCMSDSEGDFSDPCSCDTSDDKFCLRWLALVALSFIVPCMCCYVPLRMCHRCGEACGCCGGKHKAAG
- the Spred1 gene encoding sprouty-related, EVH1 domain-containing protein 1 isoform X1; translated protein: MTRDDSSGGWLPLGGSGLSIVTVFRVPQQEENGCADFYIRGERLRDKMVVLECMLKKDLIYNKVTPTFHHWKIDDKKFGLTFQSPADARAFDRGIRRAIEDISQGCPASKTETEGGDDDLQTTEEDTSRSLVKDHFFQQETVVTCDPYRSSDIRPLPFEDLNARRVYLQSQVSQIPFCQQGLDIQSRSMEYVQRQISKECGSLKSQARVPLKSIRHVSFQDEDEIVRINPRDILIRRYADYRHPDMWKNDLERDDTDSSVPFSKQDSKKSDYFYHCGDETKLSSLKDSVVFKTQPPSLKFKSKRRKEDGERSRCVYCQERFNHEENGRGKCQDAPDPVKRCIYQVSCMLCAESMLYHCMSDSEGDFSDPCSCDTSDDKFCLRWLALVALSFIVPCMCCYVPLRMCHRCGEACGCCGGKHKAAG